GACCGGCTACGATCTGCCGATTGAAGAGCTGAAAAACTTCCGTCAGCTGCACTCAAAAACGCCTGGCCACCCGGAAATAGGCTATACCCCTGGGGTGGAAACCACTACCGGCCCGCTGGGCCAGGGGCTGGCGAACGCTGTTGGCCTGGCCATCGCCGAACGCACGCTGGGCGCGCAGTTTAACCGCCCTGACCACAACATCATCGACCATAACACCTGGGTTTTTATGGGCGACGGCTGTCTGATGGAAGGTATTTCTCATGAGGTTTGTTCGCTGGCGGGTACGCTGGGCCTCGGTAAACTGATTGGCTTCTACGATCACAACGGCATCTCCATCGACGGCGAAACCGAAGGCTGGTTTACCGACGATACGGCAAAACGATTTGAAGCCTATAACTGGCACGTGGTCGGTGAAATCGACGGTCACGATGCAGAAGCGATCGCCGCCGCGATTAAAGAAGCGCAGAGCGTAACCGATAAGCCTTCACTGATTATCTGCCGCACCATTATCGGCTTTGGTTCGCCGAACAAGGCAGGTAAAGAGGAGTCGCACGGCGCGCCGCTGGGCGATGACGAAATCGCACTGACGCGTAAACAGCTGGGCTGGAACCACGCGCCGTTTGAGATCCCGCAGGACATCTATCAGCAGTGGGATGCCAGGCAGGCGGGCGCCGAGCGCGAGAAAGCGTGGAACGAAAAGTTCGCCGCTTATCAAGCCGCCTGGCCGGAGCTGGCAGCGGAATATACGCGCCGCATGACCGGCGGCATGCCGGAAAACTGGCAGCAGGAAACGCAGAAATTTATCGAGCAGCTCCAGGCCAACGCCAACAAAATCGCCAGCCGCAAAGCCTCCCAGAATGCGCTGGAAGCTTACGGTAAATTGCTGCCAGAATTCCTTGGCGGATCGGCTGACCTGGCACCAAGTAACCTCACCATCTGGTCCGGTTCTAAATCGATTAAGGATGACGCTGCCGGTAACTATATCCACTATGGCGTACGTGAATTCGGCATGACTGCTATCGCTAACGGCATCGCTCACCACGGCGGCTTTGTGCCTTATACCGCCACCTTCCTGATGTTTGTGGAATATGCGCGTAACGCCGCACGTATGGCGGCGCTGATGAAAGCGCGGCAGATTATGGTTTATACCCATGACTCCATCGGCCTGGGTGAAGATGGCCCGACGCACCAGCCGGTAGAACAGCTTGCCAGCCTGCGCCTGACGCCGAACATGAGCACCTGGCGTCCCTGCGATCAGGTAGAAACGGCTGTCGCGTGGAAGCATGCGATTGAGCGTCATAACGGCCCAACCGCACTGATCCTGTCACGTCAGAATCTGCTGCAACCTGAACGTACGCCGCAACAGCTGGCCGATATCTCCCGTGGTGGTTATATCCTGCGTGACAGCGACGGTACGCCGGACGTTATCCTGATCGCCACCGGTTCTGAAGTGGAGATCACCCTGGGCGCAGCGGATAAACTCTCCCGCGCCGGACACAAAGTGCGTGTGGTTTCTATGCCGTCAACCGACCTGTTTGATAAGCAGGATGCGGCTTACCGT
The sequence above is a segment of the Mixta intestinalis genome. Coding sequences within it:
- the tkt gene encoding transketolase, whose amino-acid sequence is MSSRRELANAIRALSMDAVQKAKSGHPGAPMGMADIAEVLWRDFLKHNPTNPTWADRDRFILSNGHGSMLLYSLLHLTGYDLPIEELKNFRQLHSKTPGHPEIGYTPGVETTTGPLGQGLANAVGLAIAERTLGAQFNRPDHNIIDHNTWVFMGDGCLMEGISHEVCSLAGTLGLGKLIGFYDHNGISIDGETEGWFTDDTAKRFEAYNWHVVGEIDGHDAEAIAAAIKEAQSVTDKPSLIICRTIIGFGSPNKAGKEESHGAPLGDDEIALTRKQLGWNHAPFEIPQDIYQQWDARQAGAEREKAWNEKFAAYQAAWPELAAEYTRRMTGGMPENWQQETQKFIEQLQANANKIASRKASQNALEAYGKLLPEFLGGSADLAPSNLTIWSGSKSIKDDAAGNYIHYGVREFGMTAIANGIAHHGGFVPYTATFLMFVEYARNAARMAALMKARQIMVYTHDSIGLGEDGPTHQPVEQLASLRLTPNMSTWRPCDQVETAVAWKHAIERHNGPTALILSRQNLLQPERTPQQLADISRGGYILRDSDGTPDVILIATGSEVEITLGAADKLSRAGHKVRVVSMPSTDLFDKQDAAYRESVLPSTVTARVAVEAGIADYWYKYVGLNGAIVGMTTFGESAPADKLFAEFGFTVENIVSHAEALLKPH